TCGACGGAATGGGGCCCATCCATCAACATTCAAAATTGCAGGGGTTTTTTTCAGATTCAACGTGAGGCGCACGCGGAGGAAATTCCATGCAGATGGCGTCAACACTTTGCACAATTTCGGAGTCGCGACTCTACCAGCAGTTCGTGAAAGTTGCCCAACCCATGTTGTAGAGGAGGTGCGGCTATTCATGAATCGTCCGTCGTGGTTGAATCGGAAAATTCTATCCGGAAGATGACACCCTTTCCGGCCTTGGCTGCcttcaaatcatttttcttctgttgttcagcagcagaaaaagaaaagaaagaaaaggcgtTGGGGTCGTTTATGTTGAGTCTGTCGAGTGCGCTATGGCCAGATGGCGCTTTGGCTGAGTGTGTCGAAAGAGAAGGGAGGAAGGTCACGGCACGAAGTGGGCCGGCCGTTTTCAGGTGTGCCCTGTTGTCCGTGTTGTCTATGTTTCGGggctttctctcttctctttttcttgtgtttagTCTCCTCCTTTTTGATTCCCAGTTTATCCAGACCTTCTCTCTTCGCCGTctcattctctttctctcaccACTGCTAAAGCCATTGGGCATTGGCTCGCACGACGAGACGAGAAAACATCACATCTCTTTTCGTCTTTTGAAAGTACCTACGCAGCCGCTCTTCTCCGAGCTTCAGTCTTGGTCGTAGCCCACCTGGTAACACGGCCGCTGCTGGTGCTCCGTCTTGTACCTCTTTGCTGTTGACTCTCTGGGTTTTTTGCCATTGTTGTGAAACGAGAAGAAAATCCAGATTTGCAATTATAGAACTGTCGGATTGTTGTGCAGACGTGAAAAATGCTGCGGATACTCGGCCTCGTTTCCCTCTTTTGCATCCTCTTCCAAGCTGCTTTGGCATCCAATTCTGAGGTAAGCACAATCTTTCGAAagagtattttattttgttttcccatttcttCTAAAAAAGGATAGGCTTATTTATCTCAAGACGGTCACCAGTAAATCCTGTTaggaatttgtgtttttttttctcctcccaAGCAGTGATGGCTTCTATGATACGGGTGAAAATTCTAATCTTCTTCACGGCCTGGTCGTCACGTTAaatctttttactttgaccCATCTGTACAgtcgaaatcttttttttttcgtatggAAATGTGATGGTTTGTTTTGTGTATACTTGTGTGGGTTACTTATTCCCttctctgtttcttttttttctttttgtgttggtGTAGGAAAATGCGCTGGATATGAGCTTGGGCGAAGGTACAGTAAACACAAAGCATTCTATCTCGACAGAACGTTTTGAGTTGTCTAGAAATTTATTGATGGGATCTTGACGATGAATAGATGAATGCAGTATGATGGTATGCCGGGCTGGAAGAGAGTGTAAGGTGGGTGCCGATGGCGAGGCTGCTTGCGCTTGCCTGGCCACTTGTCCGGATCATTTTGTCCCCGTCTGCGGCAGCAACAATCAATCCTACGATAACTTTTGCTTGATGCATCGTGATGCCTGTTTGACGGGCGTTCACATCAGTCTCAAGAAAAAGGGATACTGTTCCAACAAGTCGATCAAGAAAAAGTCCAGCAAAAAGGATAAACTTAAAGATGAAAATCACTTTGAGCCAGGtaagttttattcaatatttattcttttcgtGATggacaaaatattcaaatgctGTGTTGTTTTATTGGGGGGAAAATCCAGTGGTGTGTTTCCAATGGGAAAGGGATGCTCTACGTCGCCAAATCATCAACTACTTCCGGCATCATACCGCCGACCAGAGCTGGTACCGACCAGACTTGAAGAGTTACGAAAAGCAGTTTGCCCGTTTCTTCATGTGCGATACCACCAAAGACAACTTTGTCGATGCCAACGAATTAGCCGCTTGCGTGACTGAAGTCCCTTTCGCTCTGCGAACCACGGCCGCCACCAACGAGCTGGTCAAGTAAGTTTcgtcttaatttaaaaaaaagccagCTTTATTCCATTCATGGAAAACATTGTTTTATAATTTGTTATACTTGTTAGAGTGTTGTGTGTCGACGCCATAATCGATTCAGCCGATACTAATTCCGACTGGCGGTTGGACTTTGAAGAGTACAAGACTTTGATGGATTCTAGTTTCCAGCCGAAAGAAAAGCGTGAGTTATTTGAGACttgttttgtgtaaaaatcgagttttctttcattgctttccatttccattttataGTGTGCTCTTTGGAGGGCAAAAAGTACGAGGACGGCTCCCAAACAAAAGTCGATTGTAATGACTGGTCAGTTTATTTTAACGTTATAGACTTTTAACGCGTGTGGAATGGCGATTTCATTGAGTACCGTTAATAAATTAGTGTCTGCGCCTGCGGCAGCTGGGTGTGCTCTTCCAAGAAGTGTGACGAAGAGCTGAACGAAATCGACGACCTGGATGAAGACGAAGATTTGGACGATGAGTTGGACGAAGCTGAGGACCAGAGCGAAGACAGCACCAAAGACGAAGTCAAGATTCTCAAAATTGAGGAGGATATCGACCTGAAAATCGACGATCCGGATGAGGATCAGCCACCAAAGATCAACtccgacgatgacgacgatatggacgacgaagaagacgaggaagatgatgaagaagaagatgaagaaatcgaCGTGGAGCCAATCAAGAAATCAtctaaaaacaagaagaagaaattgacgTAATTTTTTGGGTCTATTAAGTCTTCTTCTGTTTAGCTTTTTTCCCATAGTTAGCTTCTGCTTTTAACGACGTCGTCGCGTGCCATTTATGGGGAGCTACACTCTGCTGTCCTCATACTTTacgtacatttatttttttaatttctacattttttaaaagcccCAATTGTCAGTGCGTTTTCTCGCCTGGTGCTGACATTTACGAGttaattttctttgtctttaTTCCACCATCGAGCTAACATAACACCTGGGTTAAATTCCACTTGACGCTTTCGTCCCTACGGCGCTGTACAATACATTCCCCCGGCAATCGAAGTTCTACGCTCCTTGATGTCGAGTCAGCTGCATATTTTTTCTCGGATAATACTCTCCTAGTTAAAGGCGGACATTGATGCATCGATCGGCTGGCGAAACAACAGCATCGCCGGTGAATGGGTGGGGATGTATCCGTGCCCTGAAAGGCGGCCCCTTCGACCAGCTCACGCTCATTTCGTTTGTCACCTAGGTTTGGTGTTGCGACGAGTAATATATACTGTGTTATCTGATAGAGACAGTCTCACAGAGAAAGCAGAATATTTAACAAGTCTATTTCGGGTTTGGTTTaaccttatttatttatttcggtGTGTAGTCAGAATTAGTTTTTGTGGCCGACACATGTTTTCACAGTGAATAATAGAATCtgtttcgctttttttttgtaagtttGTGTGGGCGGGTGAGATTTCCTTTAAAGGAGACTGTACCTTTTTGGCGGCGTCGTGATCTCTTCTTTATTTAAGAGAAAATGGGCgatgtttaaattaaataaccaCCATGGCAGTAGCCATGGGAAAcgggcgaagaagaagagtcccgAGTTGCCAAAACACGCAAACCTCTTGGTCATTATTGCCCCTGGATACGCAAGCCTGTTTCATCGTGAATGAGTGAATGCACGATGATTGCTTGATAAGAATACGGGAACGATTGCAATTGAGGGTCTAGTATTATTAATGCAAGTAGaaatagttgtgtgtgtgtgcaaaccTTGCACGCAGATGTTGATCATGCATTTAGCTAGATTGCTTGAAATGGTCTAAACAACAATATATATCCTTGTGCTTTATTCGcatttctttcacttttcATTACTGGGTTGGACGCcttttcaacttaaaaaacatttcatggAACGGATTGACGTAAAAACTGGGACACTGTGAGACGAGACGGGTTTCAAATGTCATTTTGGACCTTTCCACACTTCTTTGTAAATGACTAATGCGAATAAACTTgaactagaaagaaaagaaaatctctGTGCAGAAGCAGAGAATAAACTTAGACCGGCTGATTAGGGGAAGGAGAACACCACATGTCTCTTAGCTGACTGACGCTTAAAGGCGTGCCCATTTCTTCCGGATGGTCACTGTCCAGTTTGGCTCTCTTTTTTGGCGTTGGCAACTGGCGTGACCCACATTCCTCCAGACTTTCTGTCTCTAGATCCCAGGGTTGAGCGTGTTTGAGATGGCCAAAAGATGAGTTTGCCTCCATGTCCTCGACTTGCGACTCCTGTTCTTCATTATTCATTTCGTGGCAGTAGCGAAGCATCTACAGAtaacacgagagagagaaaatttacTTTAGACTCTAGCGATAATAGGTTATAAAAATTCCTACTTTGATGGTTTGGCGAAGAGTTGGAATCCGATTACAAAGCGTTTCCACGGGCAGCGTAACGAGTTCTTTTGCGTCAAAGTGCTGGGCGATTAACGGCGCAGTCACGGCATTCAATTGCGGAATATGGAGTAAACGTTTGGCTTCGGTACTGAGCGGCTGCAGATGGGATTCAATGTCTTGATTAATCTCGTCTAATGCAACGTCTTTGATGATGAACGCCACTTGATGATAATTTAGGGCTATGCGTGGTTTCAACAGAAACCGGGTCTCAGTCTTCTTGCGATCTTTCTTCTCGTAGAATCGGGCTAGTCCAGCGAGAGAATGCCACTGTACAGGCGGTTTGGACGAGCTGATCACACCTGGGGCCaatattatcacccagcattTCGTGCATTTGAAACTGGCTGTCAAAATTCTCAAACGGGTTTCCTCAAACTTTTCTTGTTCGTGCACGATCAGCAGGGCTGTGTTTGCACTTAACAAAACATCGGGTTGATACTTGGAAATGTAGCCCAAAAATCTAAAGCgaaataaaatgtaatgaTTAGAATTGTCCATTACAATGATAGTCTAATTATTTACTCGTAATCGCATTCATGAATTATGAAGATTCCAGAATTATCATCTGCTTCAATAGCTTCCATAAGTTCTGCATTAGTCGCCAAATGTGAAGATAAAACCAATGGAAGAAGAGGCTCGATCGATCCAGAATTATCATCTTCGATATCTGCAACTGAAATTCGGTCGATTTCATTGGTAATAATTGGACTCTTACtaaagtcttcttcttcttggctctCTTCATCAGAAAGTTGTGAAACAAAACAGGACTCGCCGGGAGGTTCGATCGGAATTACATCATGAATATGAAGGAGGAGCTCATCTTGAGAATTGATTAAAGGTTCTTTGTTGGCAGTCGATTCGACTTGTTGTTCGATAAAGATTTCAGAACCGTCTGAATCATCAGAGTCATCAACTTCGGGCTCCTTGAAAGGAGATGAATCTAAAAGGTGACCTGTGGATGACATTGACACGGGACAGGTTTGCTGGTCAGGAATGTTCTCCGCATCTCCCAGGCGAACTGGTCTGCTAATCTCTATTGCCTTTTGAGTAATTTGAGCAAATTGCCTGTCCATCTCTACCGTCGACAGCCATTCGTAATGGATGATGAGAGAAAGCATACTGGGAGGAAAGCTTTTGGACACTTGTTCCGCGACGAAGACGGGATAATTACCACTCGGTAAAAACGACCCTTCAGATTCAGGACACTCAATTTGCGGATCCACCTGGCACTGGACGTCGACGCTAGCCAACAGACGTTCAATACGTTCAGCTATAATGTTTGAATGACGATATAGGCGAATCCAAATTTTGCTATTGCCATCTTCGCTGAGCTGATGTAACACAAGCTCCTTTAATTTCACCAGTTTAGGATGACACTCGTCGAATCTTTTTGGACGAAGCCGCAAGAGTTGCAATATTAAAGTCTTGTAGTCACCTGTTTCAATAACGGAATAGAtaagtgaatttttttttcaaattaataatttacttTTGAGAACCGCTTCGtgggttttttcaaaattcgcaAGTGTTCCGTAAGCAATATCGTAGTCTatgttcaaaaaaatttcgagcGATTTGTTCACTCCATGCAAACTCAGCAAAGCGGGTAATATGTTTTTCAATATTCTCCCtgtaattgttttattttaattaaaatgttcGATTTTGCTTTAACGTTAAAATTGTACCATGATTAGTTTTGCCACCGGGATCTGAATTGTTTTTTGCAATCGCCTCCTGTAATTTCAAGAGATAATGGCGGGTAGTTGTGGGCTCGATAACCGAATGAGATTCCTTCAACAGATCCTCAATGAGCGGAGAGTTTGAATCCTTTAAAATTTGCAAGCATGTCGATAGGTGTTCCTCCATTAAGTGTACGGAATTGACCGCAAAACCTGCCAAACTGATATTAATAAATGCTTCACAGCATAACGaaaaacataataataaaacctgGCAATTCTAGAGTAATGCGCTCGATGTTGATCGACGTCTGGTCCGATTCTGTAGCATGTTCGTCGCTATTTATGACCTACAAATTGTGCCTCAGTTAAATTTACCGTTTATTATAATACGATAATGAGTTTACCTCTAAATTAATTCCCCCACCGGGATTGTCAAGTACCGACCCCTTCGCTTCACCATCTGAAACGATGTTTAGATCTTGAACTTGACTAGCAAGCTCTAAAAGGTAATCACAGGATGGTGTTTCAGGATaagaaatttctttcaaattcaGTTTGAGATTGGCTAGTGAAAGACAAACTTGAGGCGGGAAATTTTCATTCGATATGGCAGGTAGCAGACGAGACGGGTTCATTTTCAGAGGGTCCTAGTTGAAATATAATAGTTAAGATGGTAAATTTTGCaataacagaaaaatattATACATCAAACTGCAGTGGTTGACATGCAATGTTTTTTGCTTCTTCGTACAAAGTATTGACAGGAAAGCTCTCTTCACAAATAAGACCACTGAAAGGCTCACATTTCGCTATCTGGAGATCTTTTGTAGATAATATTTCAGGGTTGAAATCCCAATTATCTGTAAACTCTGTGTTTAAGTTTGGGTCCCTGTAATATTCAATCTTACACAACTTCAATTTCTGGTAAAAAATGTGTAAGAAAACTTACAGCCGAGGAGGAGTAAGGGCAAAGTTTAAAGTAACTTCTGCATCATCACGATGACTACCATGCTGGAAATAATTCTCTTCTAGCCTGATAGAAATTGTTATAAGATATATCagtttttaattataaaaaatatagtACATTGTGATTTCCAAATCAGATTGTTGCTTGAAGAACTGTTGATAATCAACTTGACTTATCACGTCAGTTTTGGTCCAAGTTGGTCGTAACATACTGGTGCATTTTTCGTGCATAGACTTCAATGTTGATGAGTAAAGATCTTTAAACTGATAGTCACCACATCCAAATGTAGGATTGATAAcagtctttttcatttttaaccaaAACAGTGTCTTTGTTAAcactaaaaatgaaatgaaatacaaaCAGACTTATTCAAGGTAACATAACTCCACGTGTGATTTGAATTTCAGACGTATTAAACGTTTACCGACAGATGGCGAAAGCATTCAGTGGGTATTGTTCTCATTCTTGGCAAAAGATAGAGATCGCGAAGATCGGTCGTGCAGCTTGGCGCCTTCTTTGATAACGTGTTCGTGACTTTGGTCACTTCGTTCCTCAGAAAATTAGTTGGATTGTTGGAAATGTAAATCAGTGgagaattgaagtcaattttttctttctcagagAATGAATTCTGTATGTGAAAGGTTCCCTAATGAATTCAGTTGAGTTTGATGCCTTAAAATTTGTCT
The sequence above is drawn from the Daphnia pulicaria isolate SC F1-1A chromosome 1, SC_F0-13Bv2, whole genome shotgun sequence genome and encodes:
- the LOC124344698 gene encoding uncharacterized protein LOC124344698, with protein sequence MKKTVINPTFGCGDYQFKDLYSSTLKSMHEKCTSMLRPTWTKTDVISQVDYQQFFKQQSDLEITMLEENYFQHGSHRDDAEVTLNFALTPPRLDPNLNTEFTDNWDFNPEILSTKDLQIAKCEPFSGLICEESFPVNTLYEEAKNIACQPLQFDDPLKMNPSRLLPAISNENFPPQVCLSLANLKLNLKEISYPETPSCDYLLELASQVQDLNIVSDGEAKGSVLDNPGGGINLEVINSDEHATESDQTSINIERITLELPGFAVNSVHLMEEHLSTCLQILKDSNSPLIEDLLKESHSVIEPTTTRHYLLKLQEAIAKNNSDPGGKTNHGRILKNILPALLSLHGVNKSLEIFLNIDYDIAYGTLANFEKTHEAVLKSDYKTLILQLLRLRPKRFDECHPKLVKLKELVLHQLSEDGNSKIWIRLYRHSNIIAERIERLLASVDVQCQVDPQIECPESEGSFLPSGNYPVFVAEQVSKSFPPSMLSLIIHYEWLSTVEMDRQFAQITQKAIEISRPVRLGDAENIPDQQTCPVSMSSTGHLLDSSPFKEPEVDDSDDSDGSEIFIEQQVESTANKEPLINSQDELLLHIHDVIPIEPPGESCFVSQLSDEESQEEEDFSKSPIITNEIDRISVADIEDDNSGSIEPLLPLVLSSHLATNAELMEAIEADDNSGIFIIHECDYEFLGYISKYQPDVLLSANTALLIVHEQEKFEETRLRILTASFKCTKCWVIILAPGVISSSKPPVQWHSLAGLARFYEKKDRKKTETRFLLKPRIALNYHQVAFIIKDVALDEINQDIESHLQPLSTEAKRLLHIPQLNAVTAPLIAQHFDAKELVTLPVETLCNRIPTLRQTIKMLRYCHEMNNEEQESQVEDMEANSSFGHLKHAQPWDLETESLEECGSRQLPTPKKRAKLDSDHPEEMGTPLSVSQLRDMWCSPSPNQPV
- the LOC124348246 gene encoding follistatin-related protein 1-like, translated to MLRILGLVSLFCILFQAALASNSEENALDMSLGEDECSMMVCRAGRECKVGADGEAACACLATCPDHFVPVCGSNNQSYDNFCLMHRDACLTGVHISLKKKGYCSNKSIKKKSSKKDKLKDENHFEPVVCFQWERDALRRQIINYFRHHTADQSWYRPDLKSYEKQFARFFMCDTTKDNFVDANELAACVTEVPFALRTTAATNELVKVLCVDAIIDSADTNSDWRLDFEEYKTLMDSSFQPKEKLCSLEGKKYEDGSQTKVDCNDCVCACGSWVCSSKKCDEELNEIDDLDEDEDLDDELDEAEDQSEDSTKDEVKILKIEEDIDLKIDDPDEDQPPKINSDDDDDMDDEEDEEDDEEEDEEIDVEPIKKSSKNKKKKLT